One segment of Nostoc flagelliforme CCNUN1 DNA contains the following:
- a CDS encoding GNAT family N-acetyltransferase, translating to MSRLQIRLDDLRSKKITDFLLEHLENMHEITPPQSVHALDLEALRLPDITFFSAWEGDELLGCGALKELDSRSGEIKSMRTAKAHRRKGVASKILEHIIKEAERRAYHHLNLETGAIRVRPSTSLVHTIWVRVPKPLCRLH from the coding sequence ATGAGCCGATTGCAAATTCGCTTAGATGACCTAAGAAGTAAAAAGATCACTGACTTTCTTTTAGAACATCTCGAAAATATGCATGAGATTACACCGCCCCAAAGCGTTCATGCTCTTGATTTAGAGGCATTGCGATTGCCCGATATTACTTTCTTTTCGGCTTGGGAGGGGGATGAATTACTTGGATGCGGCGCACTCAAAGAACTAGATTCAAGAAGTGGTGAAATCAAATCAATGCGTACCGCCAAGGCTCACCGACGTAAAGGTGTCGCCTCGAAAATTCTTGAACACATCATAAAAGAAGCCGAACGGCGTGCTTACCATCACCTGAATTTGGAGACAGGAGCAATTAGAGTTCGCCCCAGCACGAGCCTTGTACACACGATATGGGTTCGAGTACCGAAGCCCCTTTGCAGACTACATTGA
- a CDS encoding polysaccharide deacetylase family protein, whose product MKIKRQANKPIASLSLDLDNVWSFLKNQGAPGWETFPSYLDIAVPRFLDIFQQWDLTITVFIVGQDAALEKNTKALQAIATAGHEIGNHSFYHDPWLHLYSEDEIEEEVALAEQHIKRVTHQHPIGFRGPGYSFSPAVLKVLARRGYEYDASTFPTFLGPIARAYYLMTCKLSKEERKKREALFGGFKEGLQPLKPYQWKMGKDRLTEIPVTTMPIFKVPIHFSYIMYLSTFSSEVALLYLRIALWLCKLTHVQPSLLFHPTDFVSQEDVPELSFFPGMSLPTYKKLAIVNKSLELISSQFNVLTVAQHAKSVAGARQLPVLVPQKR is encoded by the coding sequence ATGAAAATCAAGAGACAAGCAAACAAACCAATAGCCAGTCTTTCTTTGGACTTGGATAATGTTTGGTCTTTTCTAAAAAATCAGGGCGCTCCGGGTTGGGAGACTTTCCCCTCTTACTTAGATATTGCAGTGCCTCGTTTCTTAGATATTTTTCAGCAATGGGATTTGACAATTACAGTCTTCATTGTGGGTCAGGATGCAGCGCTGGAAAAGAACACCAAGGCATTACAGGCGATCGCTACTGCCGGTCACGAAATAGGCAATCATTCATTTTATCATGATCCTTGGCTACATCTATATTCAGAGGATGAGATTGAAGAAGAGGTGGCTTTAGCCGAACAACATATCAAGCGCGTCACTCATCAACATCCTATCGGCTTCCGGGGGCCTGGATACAGTTTCTCCCCTGCGGTATTGAAAGTCTTAGCACGACGGGGATACGAATATGATGCTTCGACTTTCCCCACATTTTTGGGGCCCATCGCACGAGCATATTATTTGATGACTTGTAAACTGAGCAAGGAAGAACGCAAGAAACGGGAAGCCTTATTTGGCGGTTTCAAAGAGGGTTTGCAGCCTCTGAAACCTTACCAGTGGAAGATGGGTAAGGATAGACTCACTGAAATTCCTGTTACCACCATGCCAATTTTCAAGGTGCCAATTCACTTCAGTTACATAATGTATCTGAGTACATTTTCTTCGGAAGTGGCGTTACTCTACCTGAGAATTGCCCTGTGGCTGTGTAAACTTACGCATGTCCAGCCTTCTTTGCTATTCCATCCTACAGACTTTGTAAGTCAAGAGGATGTGCCAGAGCTATCATTCTTCCCTGGAATGAGCCTTCCCACGTACAAGAAGCTGGCAATAGTGAACAAAAGTTTGGAACTTATATCCAGTCAGTTTAATGTTTTGACTGTTGCACAACACGCCAAATCCGTAGCTGGTGCCCGTCAACTGCCTGTATTAGTGCCTCAAAAGAGGTAA